From the Primulina tabacum isolate GXHZ01 chromosome 3, ASM2559414v2, whole genome shotgun sequence genome, one window contains:
- the LOC142538481 gene encoding uncharacterized protein LOC142538481, which translates to MAGRPPRQNRNPRYANINREGGQENEQGNGPPPTVNLSQADLMAIATIVATTLQGLGNPNANQPPPPPPPPNGIKFHYESLRKNRCPTFSGAADPEVSQSWLKGVETQHRILEVPEALKVDVTVPFLEDKAGKWWEAISPAMTAAGPMTWQRFREAFLKQYYPAEVRLQKLSEFENFTQTPDMSVVEYTSQFNALGSYAPAIMADEVLKLHRFKKCLNSIIQSDLAVYQPANFSDLMGAAIRAEADIQRREKEIRNKRPMNDQSSHGKPAASALDAEKPGYRMADCSAATNKTTGPGKGDGSSSGANTNKPRENKPNAKVFAITQEEADDASDVVTGTIFFQQVPVYVLFDCGATHSCISKRFSKKLGRKPDKLIKPFQLATPTSRATETDEIYRD; encoded by the exons ATGGCCGGCAGACCCCCAAGACAGAACCGCAACCCGCGTTATGCTAATATCAACCGTGAAGGCGGACAGGAGAACGAGCAAGGAAATGGACCCCCGCCGACAGTCAACTTAAGCCAAGCTGATCTTATGGCCATAGCCACTATTGTAGCGACAACACTACAAGGGTTGGGAAACCCGAACGCCAATcagccaccaccaccacctccaccaccaaaTGGAATCAAGTTCCACTATGAGTCACTCCGCAAGAATAGGTGTCCAACCTTCAGTGGAGCCGCTGACCCTGAAGTTAGCCAGAGTTGGCTGAAAGGTGTAGAGACTCAACATCGCATATTGGAAGTTCCCGAGGCACTGAAAGTGGACGTGACTGTACCGTTCCTGGAAGATAAAGCAGGAAAATGGTGGGAAGCAATCTCGCCAGCCATGACAGCTGCAGGACCAATGACTTGGCAGCGATTTCGAGAAGCCTTTCTGAAACAGTATTATCCAGCCGAGGTCAGACTGCAGAAACTGAGTGAGTTTGAAAACTTCACTCAAACTCCGGATATGTCAGTTGTAGAATACACCTCCCAGTTCAACGCCTTAGGATCTTATGCTCCGGCAATCATGGCGGACGAAGTTCTAAAATTACACCGCTTCAAAAAGTGTTTGAACAGCATAATACAGTCGGATTTGGCAGTCTACCAACCTGCGAACTTCTCAGACCTGATGGGCGCAGCTATCCGAGCTGAAGCTGATATCCAGCGCAGAGAGAAGGAGATTAGGAACAAAAGGCCTATGAATGATCAGTCCTCTCATGGCA AGCCAGCGGCGTCTGCTTTGGATGCGGAAAAACCAGGATACCGTATGGCAGATTGTTCAGCCGCCACCAACAAAACAACTGGACCAGGTAAAGGAGACGGGTCAAGCTCAGGGGCGAATACCAATAAACCACGGGAGAACAAACCAAATGCCAAGGTGTTTGCCATAACGCAGGAGGAGGCAGATGATGCAAGCGATGTTGTGACaggtaccatattttttcagcaAGTGCCtgtttatgtgttatttgactgTGGCGCTACGCATTCTTGTATATCTAAGAGATTTAGTAAGAAGTTAGGACGTAAGCCCGATAAGCTAATCAAACCTTTCCAACTAGCCACACCTACTAGTAGAGCCACTGAGACTGACGAAATTTACAgagattga